A genomic window from Mycobacterium sp. 050128 includes:
- a CDS encoding ABC transporter ATP-binding protein/permease, which produces MTCSVAPTFAVRIPPATTVGGLDVRDVSLMLERNIVALERISFTARPGTLTAVIGPSGAGKSTLARVITGAARPSNGTVSLDGRDLHAASASVRHRIGLVPQDDVVHGRLTVSQALEFAAELRMPADAAACDRRRVIASVLEELELTAHVATRIEKLSGGQRKRVSIALELLTHPSLLVLDEPTTGLDPALDRAVMTMLRRLADAGRVIVVVTHSLTFLDVCDQVLLLAPGGKTAFCGRPSEIGSAIGANDWADIFNIVCADPDGVRRRFMEGVGSRGEMTAVQLICGQPADPIEAARAGLWHQVSTLVRRQVRLLVANRGYFAFIALLPFIVGLLPLTVTGHSGLGHADSAVPLEAKHVIALTSFAAILMGITLTARDLVGERPIFRRERAAGLSSTAYLLAKILVFSGVAGMQSAILVLIVTAPGIGKPGPSGAAALASPMLELFVGVAATCVAAMIAGLAISAFARTSDQVIVLLAMTLMAQLVLAGGFIPVTGRPLFETLAWFTLGRWGFAATASTADLTHLVVGIADDSHWHRAASTWLFDMTMLGVLAVTFAGFAWWRLRREERA; this is translated from the coding sequence ATGACCTGTTCTGTAGCGCCCACGTTCGCCGTCCGCATCCCACCGGCCACCACGGTCGGCGGCCTCGACGTACGCGACGTGAGCCTTATGCTCGAGCGCAATATCGTTGCACTGGAACGAATTTCGTTCACCGCACGCCCTGGTACTTTGACGGCGGTGATCGGCCCTTCGGGTGCGGGCAAGTCCACGCTCGCCAGAGTGATCACCGGAGCGGCACGTCCGAGCAACGGCACGGTGTCGTTGGATGGTCGTGACCTGCACGCAGCAAGCGCGTCGGTGCGCCACCGGATCGGGTTGGTGCCACAAGACGACGTCGTACACGGTCGGCTGACCGTCAGCCAGGCGCTGGAGTTCGCGGCGGAACTCCGGATGCCCGCCGACGCGGCCGCCTGCGATCGCCGCCGGGTGATCGCGTCGGTACTCGAGGAACTCGAGCTGACAGCTCACGTCGCGACCCGCATCGAAAAACTGTCGGGCGGGCAGCGCAAGCGCGTCTCAATTGCCTTGGAGCTGTTGACACATCCCTCGCTCCTGGTGCTCGACGAACCCACAACGGGGCTGGATCCGGCGCTGGACCGCGCCGTCATGACGATGCTGCGCCGGCTCGCCGACGCGGGTCGCGTGATCGTGGTGGTGACGCATTCATTGACCTTCCTCGATGTGTGCGACCAGGTACTGCTGCTGGCGCCCGGCGGCAAGACCGCGTTCTGCGGTCGCCCGAGCGAGATCGGATCTGCCATCGGAGCCAACGACTGGGCCGACATCTTCAACATCGTATGCGCCGATCCCGACGGCGTTCGACGGCGCTTCATGGAGGGTGTCGGGTCGCGGGGGGAAATGACTGCGGTACAGCTCATTTGCGGCCAACCCGCAGACCCGATTGAAGCCGCGCGTGCCGGCCTATGGCATCAGGTATCAACGCTCGTACGCCGGCAGGTCCGGCTCCTTGTCGCCAATCGCGGCTACTTCGCTTTCATCGCCCTACTGCCGTTTATCGTCGGGCTGCTGCCACTGACCGTCACCGGTCACTCCGGACTTGGCCACGCGGATTCCGCTGTGCCGCTGGAAGCCAAGCATGTCATCGCATTGACGAGCTTCGCCGCAATCCTGATGGGCATCACGCTCACCGCGCGCGACCTCGTCGGTGAGCGTCCGATCTTCCGCCGCGAACGCGCAGCCGGATTATCGTCCACCGCATACCTTTTAGCGAAGATCCTGGTGTTCAGCGGGGTCGCGGGGATGCAGTCGGCGATCCTGGTTCTGATCGTCACCGCACCTGGGATCGGCAAGCCCGGGCCGTCAGGTGCGGCGGCACTGGCCAGCCCGATGCTGGAGCTGTTCGTCGGCGTCGCCGCGACGTGCGTGGCGGCGATGATTGCGGGGCTTGCGATTTCGGCGTTCGCGCGTACCAGCGATCAGGTCATCGTGCTGCTGGCGATGACACTGATGGCCCAACTGGTGCTCGCCGGTGGGTTCATCCCGGTGACGGGTCGGCCGCTGTTCGAGACCCTCGCCTGGTTCACGCTCGGGCGATGGGGCTTCGCGGCCACCGCGTCGACGGCGGACCTGACGCACCTGGTCGTGGGAATTGCGGACGATTCCCACTGGCACCGTGCCGCGTCGACATGGCTTTTCGACATGACCATGTTGGGAGTGCTGGCCGTGACCTTCGCCGGCTTCGCGTGGTGGAGGTTGCGACGCGAAGAGCGCGCCTGA
- the trhA gene encoding PAQR family membrane homeostasis protein TrhA — MVYQGNSVVLTRPRFRGWIHLYCAVAAFIAGTALVVVSWALESKRAGHSTLTYTLSIVAMFTVSAIYHRVYWESATARQWMRRLDHSMIFVFIAGSYTPFARLDMPRGTGYVVLAIVWGGAAAGIALTLFWPSAPRWLGVALYLLLGWVAIWYSPLILHNAGVAATVLLAVGGALYSIGAVFYGLRWPDPWPRTFGYHEVFHACTAVAAICQYIAMWFAVF; from the coding sequence ATGGTTTACCAAGGCAATTCGGTCGTCCTCACCAGACCGCGGTTTCGGGGATGGATCCATCTCTATTGCGCCGTAGCTGCCTTCATCGCCGGTACGGCGCTGGTGGTGGTGTCGTGGGCGCTGGAATCCAAGCGGGCCGGGCATTCGACGCTGACCTACACCTTGTCGATCGTGGCGATGTTCACCGTCAGCGCCATCTACCACCGCGTCTACTGGGAGTCGGCCACCGCCAGACAATGGATGCGGCGACTCGACCACTCGATGATCTTCGTGTTCATCGCCGGCAGCTACACGCCGTTTGCCAGGCTGGACATGCCGCGCGGGACCGGATACGTGGTGCTGGCGATCGTGTGGGGTGGTGCGGCGGCGGGAATCGCGCTGACGTTGTTCTGGCCGTCGGCGCCGCGGTGGCTGGGCGTGGCGCTGTACCTGCTACTGGGCTGGGTTGCGATCTGGTACAGCCCGTTGATCCTGCACAACGCCGGAGTGGCCGCGACAGTCTTGCTGGCCGTCGGCGGCGCGCTGTACAGCATCGGGGCGGTGTTCTACGGGCTGCGCTGGCCCGACCCCTGGCCGAGAACATTCGGCTATCACGAGGTCTTCCACGCGTGCACCGCGGTCGCGGCGATCTGCCAATACATCGCGATGTGGTTCGCCGTCTTCTAG
- a CDS encoding CDP-alcohol phosphatidyltransferase family protein: MTPIVDAAVSRRVSPDVFTAAGVTAAAAAGVSVAFGCWSLAALFMVLRLAGANLDGAVARARGVSRPWGFVINELGDRTADLLAFAGLTVWAARQHGPGLHWLSWLVFQVLVAALAATLPTFASLAAAAAGATRRNGGPLGKTERCLFVVLATAFPVIMPVLLAQLVNGSLITTVLRLRAARRELKAQRGNESRLSDQLSQRVVLMEHFDAVTQPIDTITQPLNLITQPLTGVAA, translated from the coding sequence TTGACACCCATCGTCGACGCCGCGGTGTCACGGCGGGTCTCCCCGGACGTGTTCACCGCTGCCGGCGTGACCGCCGCCGCGGCAGCCGGCGTATCGGTCGCGTTCGGATGCTGGTCCCTCGCGGCGCTGTTCATGGTGCTGCGGCTCGCCGGAGCCAACCTCGACGGCGCCGTGGCCCGCGCCCGCGGCGTGAGCCGGCCGTGGGGATTCGTCATTAACGAGCTCGGCGACCGCACGGCAGATCTGCTCGCCTTCGCCGGCCTGACGGTATGGGCGGCACGTCAGCACGGCCCCGGCCTGCACTGGCTGTCCTGGCTCGTGTTTCAGGTGCTTGTCGCCGCGCTTGCCGCGACGCTGCCGACATTCGCGTCGCTGGCCGCGGCGGCGGCGGGCGCAACTCGCCGCAACGGCGGCCCGCTGGGCAAAACGGAACGTTGCCTGTTCGTCGTGCTGGCCACGGCGTTTCCGGTCATCATGCCCGTACTGCTCGCGCAGTTGGTGAACGGTTCGCTCATCACCACGGTGCTGCGGCTTCGGGCGGCGCGCCGCGAGCTAAAGGCCCAGCGGGGCAACGAATCCCGCCTGAGCGACCAGCTGTCTCAGCGTGTCGTGTTGATGGAGCACTTCGATGCCGTCACGCAGCCGATCGACACCATCACCCAGCCGCTGAACCTCATCACGCAACCCCTCACCGGGGTGGCGGCATGA
- a CDS encoding cytochrome P450, with translation MRTSIWFRWMARYGAPRAFLAVQARRGQPLARFLLGRARGAEMYRLVDDIRQQGRLVRRPFVWVSADHEICRMVLRDDRFGVTNIVNAPLPQPFPALLERTDPGLPNPVERPAMVMSNPPDHTRYRRLFAQSFTPRAIDRLGARVEEITAELLDGLERNPQPDLVADFATELPVAVITEILGLPVDARPQVREWGYSLAPLLDFGTSWKTFRHAVARLQEVDSYAARFIQRARDGASRDDPFGRVAAGGELTHREFAANAALLVGAGFETTVNLIGNGIVLLLQHPQQLALLRDDPVLWPGAVEEILRFESPVQMLVRSAHRDVEIAGQHIRAGSMFVLLMGGANRDPRVFSDPDQFDITRPNARDHVAFGSGIHGCLGAALARIEGVIALRTLFERFPSLSLREQPEPLELVTLHGFKRLPVELRTRPAGEVSQNP, from the coding sequence ATCCGGACGAGCATCTGGTTTCGCTGGATGGCGAGGTACGGTGCGCCGCGCGCGTTCTTGGCGGTGCAGGCCCGCCGCGGACAACCGTTGGCCCGGTTTCTGCTGGGCCGGGCCCGCGGAGCCGAGATGTATCGCCTGGTCGACGACATCAGGCAACAGGGCCGTCTGGTGCGCCGGCCCTTCGTCTGGGTGAGCGCCGACCACGAAATCTGCCGGATGGTGTTGCGCGATGACCGCTTTGGGGTCACCAACATCGTGAATGCGCCTCTGCCGCAACCATTTCCGGCATTGCTGGAGCGAACGGATCCCGGCCTGCCCAATCCCGTGGAGCGCCCAGCGATGGTGATGTCCAATCCCCCGGACCACACTCGGTATCGGCGCTTGTTTGCGCAGAGCTTCACACCACGGGCCATCGACCGACTCGGCGCGCGGGTCGAAGAGATCACGGCGGAACTGCTGGACGGGTTGGAGCGCAACCCGCAGCCCGACCTGGTCGCCGACTTCGCCACGGAACTGCCGGTCGCCGTGATCACCGAGATCCTGGGATTGCCAGTCGATGCGCGCCCGCAGGTGCGCGAATGGGGCTACAGCTTGGCCCCGCTTTTGGATTTCGGCACCAGCTGGAAGACGTTTCGCCACGCCGTAGCGCGTCTGCAGGAGGTCGACAGCTACGCCGCCCGATTCATCCAGCGGGCGCGTGACGGTGCCTCGCGCGACGACCCGTTCGGCCGCGTGGCCGCCGGCGGCGAGCTGACCCATCGTGAATTCGCCGCCAACGCCGCGCTTCTGGTCGGAGCCGGGTTCGAGACGACGGTCAACCTGATCGGCAACGGAATCGTCCTGTTGCTTCAGCATCCACAGCAGCTGGCCCTATTGCGCGACGACCCGGTGCTCTGGCCGGGGGCCGTCGAAGAGATCCTGCGGTTCGAAAGCCCGGTCCAGATGCTGGTGCGCAGTGCACACCGCGACGTCGAGATCGCCGGGCAGCACATCCGCGCCGGCTCGATGTTCGTGCTGTTGATGGGCGGCGCCAACCGCGACCCCCGGGTTTTCAGCGATCCCGATCAGTTCGACATCACCAGACCCAATGCGCGAGACCACGTGGCATTCGGCTCAGGAATTCACGGTTGCCTTGGCGCGGCCTTGGCACGGATCGAGGGCGTGATCGCCCTGCGCACCTTATTCGAGCGGTTCCCCAGCCTGAGCCTGCGCGAGCAGCCCGAACCACTCGAGCTGGTCACCTTGCACGGATTCAAACGCCTACCAGTCGAATTGCGAACGCGGCCGGCCGGAGAAGTCAGCCAAAACCCGTAG
- a CDS encoding MMPL/RND family transporter — protein MSDPRVAGERRTPFVARTIHALSVPIVLAWLALTVIVTMAVPSLEKVEQQRAVSLSPKDAPSIQAMQRLGQDFKESNSDALAMIVLESEEPLRDDAHHYYNQLLKQLESDPEHIQHVQDLWGNPVTASGAQSEDGKAAYVQLKLAGNQGTSLANESADAVRDLVNRVPPPAGVKVYVTGPAPLISDLNHSGQKTILKVTLVSLVVIFLMLLMVYRSLTTVILLLLMVGIELQVARQIVAFFGNIGALSLSTFAVNLLVTLALAAGTDYGIFFVGRYQEARQAGEDVEAAFYTTYRSTAKVVLASGLTIAGSVFCLSFTRMPYFQTIGIPCAIGMLVAVAIALTLVPAVLAIGGRFGLMEPRRRISDRRWRRIGTAVVRWPGPIFAAACAVTLVGLLALPGYTTNYHDRVYLPDDLPTNQGYAAANRHFPLGRMLPEFVLVEADHDMRNPSDFLVLERLAKGVLAVPGVSRVQSVTRPSGTAMAHTTIPFRFGVMNASQMVNLEYQKARMNDMLTQADELNKTIGITTTLYHLILQLNAVTHDLAGRTHEVQVITGELRDQISNFEDFLRPIRSYFYWEKHCYDIPVCFAIRSLFDSFDGIDAINDKLGELVVNIDKIDVLMPKLAAELPIQIETMKSMRTMMLTMHSTMTGIIGQADSQGNISTEMGEAFDAAKNDDSFYLPPEVFKNPTFQNVMGLFMSPDGKAARMTISDRGDPATPEGIARVQAIKSAAEEALKSTPLENTSIYVGGVSATYKDLHDGSRYDLMIAGIASLCLIFAIMLMITRSFVAAMVIVGTVVTSLGASIGLSVLLWQHIIGLGLEWLVLPMSVIILLAVGSDYNLLLVSRMKEELGAGINTGIIRAMGGTGKVVTAAGLVFAVTMASMVVSDLTVIGQIGTTIGLGLLFDTLIVRAFMTPSVAALLRRWFWWPLKVRPRPASYLLRSEGPRPMVRALLGTRAPD, from the coding sequence ATGAGCGATCCACGCGTGGCCGGCGAACGCCGCACGCCCTTCGTCGCGCGGACGATCCATGCGTTGTCGGTGCCCATCGTCTTGGCCTGGCTGGCCCTCACTGTCATCGTGACGATGGCCGTCCCCTCGCTCGAGAAGGTGGAGCAACAGCGGGCGGTGTCGCTGAGCCCCAAAGATGCGCCGTCAATCCAGGCCATGCAGCGCCTGGGCCAGGACTTCAAGGAATCCAATTCCGACGCCTTGGCGATGATCGTCCTGGAGAGCGAGGAGCCACTGCGCGACGATGCTCACCATTACTACAACCAATTGCTCAAGCAATTGGAAAGCGATCCGGAGCATATTCAGCATGTTCAGGACTTGTGGGGAAATCCGGTCACCGCAAGCGGTGCGCAAAGTGAGGACGGAAAGGCCGCGTACGTACAGCTGAAGCTGGCCGGTAACCAGGGCACCAGCCTGGCGAACGAATCAGCGGACGCCGTCCGTGACCTCGTCAACCGGGTTCCTCCACCGGCAGGGGTCAAGGTCTACGTCACCGGCCCGGCGCCGCTCATTTCGGACCTGAATCACAGCGGTCAGAAGACAATCCTCAAGGTCACCCTGGTGAGCCTGGTGGTGATCTTCCTGATGCTGCTGATGGTCTATCGGTCGCTTACCACCGTCATTCTGCTGTTGCTGATGGTCGGAATCGAACTGCAGGTGGCGCGCCAAATCGTCGCATTCTTTGGCAATATCGGCGCCCTCAGCCTTTCTACTTTCGCGGTTAATCTGCTGGTCACTCTCGCGCTGGCCGCCGGAACCGACTACGGCATATTTTTCGTCGGCCGGTATCAAGAGGCACGCCAGGCCGGTGAAGATGTGGAAGCGGCCTTCTACACGACCTACCGCAGCACCGCGAAGGTTGTCTTGGCTTCCGGTTTGACGATCGCCGGATCGGTTTTCTGCCTCAGCTTCACCCGGATGCCCTACTTCCAAACGATCGGTATCCCCTGCGCGATAGGCATGCTCGTCGCGGTGGCGATCGCGCTCACGCTGGTTCCGGCGGTTCTTGCGATCGGTGGCCGATTCGGCCTGATGGAGCCCAGGCGAAGGATCTCTGATCGGCGCTGGCGGCGGATCGGCACAGCGGTCGTCCGCTGGCCGGGACCCATTTTCGCCGCGGCCTGCGCGGTCACTCTGGTTGGCTTGCTCGCCCTGCCCGGGTACACGACCAACTACCACGACCGGGTCTATCTCCCCGACGACCTTCCGACCAACCAGGGATACGCGGCCGCGAATCGACACTTCCCGCTCGGCCGGATGTTGCCCGAGTTCGTATTGGTCGAAGCCGATCACGATATGCGCAATCCGTCGGATTTTCTGGTACTGGAACGATTGGCCAAGGGTGTGCTCGCGGTTCCGGGCGTTTCCCGGGTGCAATCTGTCACCCGGCCCTCGGGCACCGCGATGGCGCACACGACGATTCCGTTCAGGTTCGGCGTGATGAACGCAAGCCAGATGGTGAACCTCGAATATCAAAAGGCCCGCATGAACGACATGCTCACGCAGGCCGATGAGTTGAACAAGACGATCGGAATCACCACCACGCTCTATCACCTGATTCTGCAACTCAATGCCGTTACCCATGATCTGGCCGGCAGGACGCACGAAGTTCAGGTCATCACCGGCGAATTGCGAGACCAAATTTCGAATTTCGAGGATTTCCTGAGGCCGATCCGCAGCTACTTCTACTGGGAAAAACACTGCTACGACATCCCCGTCTGTTTTGCGATCAGGTCGCTTTTCGATTCGTTTGACGGCATCGACGCGATCAACGACAAGCTGGGCGAATTGGTGGTGAACATCGACAAGATCGATGTGCTGATGCCGAAACTGGCCGCCGAGCTTCCGATTCAGATCGAGACCATGAAGAGCATGCGCACCATGATGCTGACCATGCATTCCACCATGACCGGGATCATCGGCCAGGCGGACTCGCAGGGCAATATCTCGACGGAGATGGGCGAGGCATTCGACGCGGCGAAAAACGACGACAGTTTCTATCTCCCGCCGGAGGTTTTCAAAAACCCCACCTTCCAGAATGTCATGGGGCTGTTCATGTCGCCGGATGGGAAAGCAGCACGCATGACCATTTCGGACAGGGGCGATCCCGCCACTCCCGAAGGTATCGCTCGCGTCCAGGCGATTAAATCCGCGGCCGAGGAGGCGCTGAAGTCGACCCCGCTGGAGAACACCAGCATTTACGTCGGCGGCGTCTCTGCGACGTACAAAGACCTGCATGACGGCTCCCGATACGACCTGATGATCGCCGGGATTGCTTCGCTCTGTCTCATTTTCGCGATCATGCTGATGATCACGCGAAGTTTTGTGGCCGCGATGGTGATCGTGGGTACCGTGGTGACTTCGCTGGGGGCTTCCATCGGATTGTCCGTGCTGCTCTGGCAGCACATTATCGGGCTCGGGTTGGAATGGCTCGTGTTGCCGATGTCGGTCATCATTCTGTTGGCGGTCGGGTCCGATTACAACCTGCTGCTCGTCTCCCGAATGAAAGAAGAACTCGGCGCCGGTATCAACACCGGCATTATTCGAGCGATGGGCGGTACCGGAAAGGTCGTCACGGCCGCAGGCCTGGTATTCGCGGTCACGATGGCCTCCATGGTGGTCAGCGACCTGACGGTGATCGGCCAGATCGGGACCACGATCGGTTTGGGCCTGCTGTTCGACACCCTGATCGTGCGCGCGTTCATGACGCCATCCGTTGCGGCGCTGCTCAGACGCTGGTTCTGGTGGCCGTTGAAGGTGCGGCCGCGACCGGCCAGTTATCTGCTTCGGTCCGAGGGGCCCCGCCCGATGGTGCGTGCACTGCTCGGCACGCGGGCGCCCGACTAA
- a CDS encoding phosphatidate cytidylyltransferase: MAIVENYLSFVRRDRRMPLNVDLGPLHIHLYSRAVFLMWVTVAILALAGVVVLVSRKRELIQKWRTWALIAPAVGLPVWIGLGTTAALAAALAVVAVTEYARLVRLHRLDTYLLVALAVLYPIAAWLRPSLLQLAPVVVLMCAVPSVLGGDVDHGAKRTAFAGFGSVWICWSLSHLVMVWPDAYLLCFAVAATDVAAWCGGKGLRRMAWARRPLSRLSPNKTVGGMVGAIIGAFVVLSLLGTISIGLLFAVSLGGLFGDLLESMLKRQAQVKDAGCWLPGFGGLLDRIDSLLLVLPLAYLLG, translated from the coding sequence ATGGCGATCGTCGAGAATTACCTATCCTTCGTCCGCCGGGATCGGCGGATGCCGCTCAACGTCGACCTGGGTCCACTGCACATCCACCTCTACTCCCGGGCCGTGTTTCTCATGTGGGTCACGGTGGCGATCCTGGCCCTGGCCGGCGTCGTCGTCCTCGTCTCCCGCAAGCGGGAGCTGATCCAGAAGTGGCGCACCTGGGCGCTCATCGCGCCCGCGGTCGGCCTCCCTGTGTGGATCGGCCTCGGCACCACCGCCGCGCTGGCCGCGGCACTGGCAGTCGTCGCGGTGACCGAATACGCGCGATTGGTCAGGCTGCACCGACTCGACACCTACCTGCTGGTGGCGTTGGCGGTGCTCTACCCGATCGCGGCCTGGTTGCGCCCGTCGCTGTTGCAACTCGCGCCCGTCGTCGTGCTGATGTGCGCGGTCCCTTCGGTGCTCGGCGGCGACGTCGATCACGGCGCCAAGCGCACGGCGTTCGCCGGTTTCGGCTCGGTGTGGATCTGCTGGTCGTTGTCACACCTCGTGATGGTGTGGCCGGACGCGTATCTGCTGTGCTTCGCCGTCGCGGCCACCGACGTCGCGGCGTGGTGTGGCGGAAAGGGGTTGCGCCGCATGGCTTGGGCACGTCGTCCGTTGTCCCGGCTGAGCCCCAACAAGACGGTCGGCGGGATGGTCGGAGCGATCATCGGGGCGTTCGTCGTCCTCTCGCTGCTGGGCACGATTTCGATCGGACTGCTTTTCGCTGTATCCCTCGGTGGCCTTTTCGGCGACCTGCTGGAGTCGATGTTGAAGCGGCAGGCCCAGGTGAAGGATGCCGGCTGCTGGCTCCCCGGCTTCGGAGGCCTGCTGGATCGGATCGACTCGTTGCTGCTGGTACTCCCGCTGGCCTACCTACTCGGATAA
- a CDS encoding DUF732 domain-containing protein — translation MRCSRRCLGRACSGRSGDAKFLAALNKAGITYQTPSVAIGVGKKECALMDEGMTEPEVIKNVAESNPSFKGESAAEFTTIAVDTYCPQHEGEPGALPPPAA, via the coding sequence GTGCGTTGCAGCCGTCGTTGCCTTGGCCGTGCCTGCTCAGGCCGATCCGGGGATGCGAAATTTCTGGCCGCGCTGAACAAGGCCGGCATCACCTATCAGACCCCGAGCGTCGCCATCGGAGTGGGCAAGAAGGAATGCGCACTGATGGACGAGGGCATGACCGAGCCCGAGGTCATCAAGAACGTGGCGGAGAGCAATCCGTCGTTCAAGGGGGAATCCGCCGCTGAGTTCACGACGATCGCGGTGGACACGTACTGCCCTCAGCACGAAGGGGAACCAGGCGCGCTGCCGCCGCCGGCCGCGTAG
- a CDS encoding lysophospholipid acyltransferase family protein, which yields MTANRMPSVLRHWLWRIVCAASGGLTVSGRWNAAGGCVVVANHSSHADTAVLLAALPPTARPVFGAAADYWFDVPVRRFVATSLAGILPVRRSGDGTYAALLAAAGPALKAGRTVVIYPEGTRSTDGTIGEFRSGAVRLARDCGVPIVPIAITGTADVLPKDGRYSPAPMRVHVGASLDPHTTSAPQLRAHVLALREGAVAGAADRYALAS from the coding sequence ATGACCGCGAACCGGATGCCGAGCGTGCTCCGGCACTGGCTCTGGCGCATCGTGTGCGCCGCCTCGGGCGGACTGACGGTGAGCGGGCGCTGGAACGCCGCGGGTGGTTGCGTGGTCGTAGCCAACCACAGCTCGCATGCCGACACCGCGGTGCTGCTGGCGGCGCTTCCGCCGACGGCCCGGCCGGTGTTCGGCGCGGCGGCCGACTACTGGTTCGACGTGCCCGTGCGGCGCTTCGTCGCGACGTCACTCGCGGGGATCCTGCCGGTCCGGCGGTCCGGCGACGGCACCTATGCCGCACTGCTCGCTGCGGCCGGCCCCGCGCTCAAGGCCGGACGCACCGTCGTCATCTACCCCGAGGGAACCCGTTCGACCGACGGCACCATCGGTGAGTTCCGTTCCGGCGCAGTACGATTGGCACGCGACTGCGGTGTGCCGATCGTACCCATCGCGATCACGGGGACCGCCGACGTGCTGCCCAAGGACGGCCGCTACTCCCCGGCCCCGATGCGCGTCCACGTCGGCGCGTCGCTGGACCCGCACACCACGTCGGCCCCGCAACTGCGGGCACACGTGCTGGCTTTGCGTGAGGGCGCCGTTGCCGGCGCCGCCGACCGTTATGCGCTCGCGTCCTGA
- a CDS encoding DUF732 domain-containing protein → MSDPGPATDKTAELNGGETVAAPAAAEPGAPTSVNSAGLAWSRDDDDVDAPSGAASPRQSWRATWRIAAAVLAAGLVVAGAIVLGRSLLTSHPKAAAPPPTAAPTSKAAPVPGTASTAAPASIVSTPGQDNKYVQDLNDQGISFANPDAAIYNGKMVCENIRLGMTVQQIIADFRSSNPALGSHAEAYVTTSVHAYCPQNSNLVGSRP, encoded by the coding sequence ATGTCCGACCCGGGACCAGCTACCGACAAGACTGCCGAGCTCAACGGTGGCGAGACGGTTGCCGCGCCTGCTGCCGCGGAGCCTGGGGCGCCCACTTCGGTGAACTCGGCCGGCCTGGCGTGGTCGCGCGACGATGACGACGTCGATGCGCCGAGCGGCGCCGCGAGTCCGCGTCAATCATGGCGTGCTACCTGGCGTATCGCCGCCGCCGTGCTGGCGGCCGGGCTGGTGGTCGCCGGTGCGATTGTCCTTGGGCGTTCCCTGCTGACCTCGCATCCCAAGGCCGCAGCGCCGCCACCGACCGCGGCCCCGACGTCCAAAGCGGCCCCGGTTCCGGGAACGGCATCGACCGCCGCGCCGGCGTCGATTGTGTCGACACCCGGTCAGGACAATAAGTACGTTCAGGACCTCAACGACCAGGGAATCTCCTTCGCCAATCCGGATGCCGCCATCTACAACGGCAAGATGGTGTGCGAGAACATCAGGCTGGGCATGACGGTGCAGCAGATCATCGCGGACTTCCGGTCAAGCAACCCCGCGCTTGGTAGCCATGCCGAGGCGTATGTCACCACCTCGGTGCACGCCTACTGCCCGCAGAACAGCAACTTGGTGGGCAGCCGGCCCTAA